In Polaribacter sp. L3A8, a genomic segment contains:
- the aroQ gene encoding type II 3-dehydroquinate dehydratase, whose product MKLLILNGPNLNLLGKREPEIYGTETFEDYFRTLQLKFNDVELSYFQSNSEGAIIDKLHEVGFSFDGIVINAGAYTHTSIAIADAISGITTPVVEVHISNVHNREAFRHKSYLSPVCIGVILGFGLKSYELGIESFL is encoded by the coding sequence ATGAAGCTACTTATACTAAACGGACCGAATTTAAATTTATTAGGAAAAAGAGAACCAGAAATCTATGGTACAGAAACTTTTGAAGATTACTTTAGAACTCTTCAATTAAAGTTTAATGATGTAGAGTTATCTTATTTTCAGTCGAATAGTGAAGGTGCCATTATCGATAAATTACACGAAGTTGGTTTTAGTTTTGATGGCATTGTTATTAATGCAGGTGCTTATACACATACTTCTATTGCTATTGCAGATGCTATTAGTGGTATTACAACTCCAGTTGTAGAAGTGCACATTTCTAATGTACACAATAGAGAAGCTTTTAGACATAAATCTTATTTATCTCCGGTTTGTATAGGAGTTATTTTAGGTTTTGGTCTAAAGAGTTATGAGTTGGGAATTGAGAGTTTTTTGTAG
- the xerD gene encoding site-specific tyrosine recombinase XerD — protein sequence MKWENAIRDFQLFLKIERGLSKNTIDSYTRDLEKLMLFLEENEITHSPITINEDSIQQFIYEIAKKVNPRSQARIISGLRSFFDYLIFEDYRKINPTDLIEAPKIGRKLPDTLSEDEINQLIIAIDLSHPQGERNRTILETMYSCGLRVSELITLKISDLFFEEGFIRVIGKGNKQRFVPIHYNAQKYILSYIKAIRTHINPQKGFEDTVFLNRRGKGLTRQMIFIILKNLSIEIDLKKKISPHTLRHSFATHLLKNGADLRAIQQMLGHESITTTEVYVHLDKSYLKEVVETYHPRK from the coding sequence ATGAAATGGGAAAACGCAATTAGAGATTTTCAACTATTTTTAAAAATAGAAAGAGGCTTATCTAAAAATACAATTGATAGTTATACACGAGATTTAGAAAAATTGATGTTGTTTTTAGAAGAAAACGAAATCACCCACTCGCCTATTACTATAAATGAAGATTCTATTCAGCAATTTATTTATGAGATTGCTAAAAAAGTAAACCCTAGAAGTCAAGCGCGTATTATTTCTGGTTTGCGTAGTTTTTTCGATTATCTAATTTTTGAAGATTATAGAAAAATAAACCCTACAGATTTAATTGAAGCTCCAAAAATTGGAAGAAAATTACCAGACACCTTGTCTGAAGACGAAATTAATCAATTGATTATTGCCATCGATTTAAGTCATCCGCAAGGAGAAAGAAACCGAACCATTTTAGAAACCATGTACAGTTGTGGTTTGCGTGTTAGCGAACTTATCACTCTAAAAATTTCTGATTTATTTTTTGAAGAAGGTTTTATACGTGTTATTGGTAAAGGAAATAAACAGCGTTTTGTGCCGATTCATTACAATGCTCAAAAATATATTTTAAGCTACATTAAAGCTATTAGAACACACATAAATCCTCAAAAAGGTTTTGAAGACACGGTTTTCTTAAACAGACGCGGTAAAGGATTAACCAGACAGATGATTTTTATCATTCTAAAAAATCTATCTATAGAGATAGACTTAAAAAAGAAAATCAGTCCGCATACGTTGCGTCATTCTTTTGCGACTCATTTATTAAAAAATGGCGCAGATTTAAGAGCTATTCAACAAATGTTGGGGCACGAAAGTATTACCACCACAGAAGTATATGTGCATTTAGATAAAAGTTACTTAAAAGAAGTGGTAGAAACGTATCATCCTAGAAAATAA
- a CDS encoding transporter, translated as MKKLMLVAFVTIMGVSSINAQEGVLNGGLNIGIPTGDANDFYGLTLGAELNYMFPVSEGFTLGPSVQYSHFFGKDVDVFGGESIEVSDASFLPISGAARFNVSEKFVVGANLGYAVGLSDDLDGGFYYRPVVGYKIGDTTQLNLSYSGITNDGVDVNNISLGVMFGI; from the coding sequence ATGAAGAAATTAATGTTAGTTGCTTTTGTAACAATAATGGGTGTAAGCAGTATAAATGCACAAGAAGGTGTTTTAAATGGAGGTTTAAATATAGGGATACCTACTGGTGATGCTAATGATTTTTATGGATTAACTCTAGGGGCAGAGTTAAATTATATGTTTCCTGTTTCAGAAGGATTTACTTTAGGTCCGTCTGTACAATACTCTCATTTTTTTGGTAAAGATGTTGATGTATTTGGAGGGGAATCTATAGAGGTTTCTGATGCTTCTTTTTTACCAATATCTGGTGCTGCAAGATTTAATGTTTCAGAAAAGTTTGTAGTTGGGGCAAACCTTGGTTATGCAGTAGGTTTAAGTGATGATTTAGATGGTGGTTTTTATTATAGACCTGTAGTTGGTTATAAAATAGGAGATACTACACAGTTAAATCTTTCATATTCCGGAATCACTAATGATGGTGTAGATGTTAATAACATTAGTTTGGGCGTAATGTTCGGAATCTAA
- a CDS encoding AMP-dependent synthetase/ligase: MAVEITRLFDFPYYQLETYNLEKAFTSKINGSWKSITTQEYVDQANQISRGLINLGIKPNDKIAVISSTNRTEWNILDIGILQTGAQNVPIYPTISEEDYAYILNHSESIYCFVSDKEVLKKVNKIKKETNLIAVYTFDDIKGEKSWNEVLESGKDESNQNILDDRKNNVKTDDLATLIYTSGTTGKPKGVMLSHKNIVSNVLSSEKRVPFDYGKSIGLSFLPICHIFERMILYLYQYCGVSIYFAESIEKLAENAQEIKPHVMTAVPRLYEKIYDKIILKGETLTGFKKGLFFWAVNLGLRYEPYGVNGWWYELQLKLAKKLIFSKWQAVLGGELKLMVSGSAALQPRLTRVFAAAGMPIMEGYGLSETSPVISVNDERNGGFKVATVGKIIKGIEVKIAENGEILVKGPNVMLGYYKDDERTANVMKDGYFYTGDKGEFDQEGFLKITGRTKEMFKTSGGKYVVPPLLEGELKQSLFIEQVMVIGEGEKMPAAFIQPNFEFIREWIHHKNLNIGTTNKEIVASDIVIKRIQKEVDKCNKNFGKWEQIKRFELTPEVWSIEDGHLTPTMKMKRAVIKEIYKDLFDKIYRA, translated from the coding sequence ATGGCAGTAGAAATTACAAGATTATTCGATTTTCCTTATTATCAATTAGAAACCTATAATTTAGAAAAAGCGTTTACATCTAAAATAAATGGTAGCTGGAAATCTATTACAACTCAAGAATATGTAGATCAAGCCAACCAAATAAGTAGAGGTTTAATTAACTTGGGTATAAAACCTAACGATAAGATTGCTGTAATTTCATCTACAAACAGAACCGAATGGAATATTTTAGATATCGGAATTTTACAAACAGGAGCACAAAATGTACCTATTTACCCCACAATTTCTGAAGAAGATTATGCGTATATATTAAATCATTCAGAATCTATTTATTGTTTTGTTTCAGATAAAGAGGTTTTAAAAAAGGTAAATAAAATAAAAAAAGAAACCAACTTAATTGCTGTTTATACTTTTGATGATATTAAAGGAGAAAAAAGTTGGAATGAAGTTTTAGAATCAGGAAAAGATGAAAGTAATCAAAATATTCTTGATGATAGAAAAAATAATGTAAAAACAGATGATTTAGCTACATTAATTTACACCTCTGGTACCACAGGTAAACCTAAAGGAGTAATGCTTTCTCATAAAAATATTGTTAGCAATGTTTTAAGTTCAGAAAAACGGGTACCGTTTGATTATGGTAAATCTATAGGTTTAAGTTTTTTACCAATCTGCCACATTTTTGAACGCATGATTCTATATCTATATCAATATTGTGGTGTTTCTATTTATTTTGCAGAATCTATAGAAAAACTGGCTGAAAATGCGCAAGAAATTAAACCACACGTAATGACCGCCGTACCACGCTTATACGAGAAAATTTACGATAAAATAATTTTAAAAGGAGAAACTTTAACAGGTTTTAAAAAAGGATTGTTCTTTTGGGCTGTTAATTTAGGTTTAAGATACGAGCCTTATGGAGTAAATGGGTGGTGGTATGAACTACAATTAAAATTAGCAAAAAAATTAATTTTTTCTAAATGGCAAGCTGTTTTAGGAGGAGAATTAAAATTAATGGTATCTGGTAGCGCAGCATTGCAACCAAGATTAACTAGGGTTTTTGCAGCAGCAGGAATGCCAATAATGGAAGGTTATGGTCTTTCTGAAACATCACCTGTTATTTCTGTAAATGATGAAAGGAATGGTGGTTTTAAAGTTGCTACTGTGGGTAAAATCATTAAAGGTATTGAAGTGAAAATTGCAGAAAATGGAGAAATTTTGGTAAAAGGGCCAAACGTAATGTTAGGATATTACAAAGATGATGAAAGGACTGCAAATGTAATGAAGGATGGTTATTTTTATACTGGTGACAAGGGTGAATTTGACCAAGAGGGGTTTCTAAAAATTACTGGAAGAACCAAAGAAATGTTTAAAACTTCTGGTGGAAAATATGTTGTTCCACCTTTATTAGAAGGCGAGCTTAAGCAATCTTTATTTATAGAACAAGTAATGGTTATTGGTGAAGGCGAAAAAATGCCTGCAGCTTTTATTCAACCCAATTTTGAATTCATCAGAGAATGGATTCATCATAAAAACTTAAATATTGGTACTACAAATAAAGAAATAGTAGCTTCTGATATCGTTATAAAACGTATTCAAAAAGAAGTGGATAAATGCAACAAAAATTTTGGTAAATGGGAGCAAATAAAACGCTTTGAACTTACTCCAGAGGTTTGGTCTATAGAAGATGGGCACTTAACGCCAACCATGAAAATGAAACGAGCTGTTATTAAGGAAATCTATAAAGATTTATTCGATAAAATTTATAGAGCCTAA
- a CDS encoding GNAT family N-acetyltransferase, whose protein sequence is MITEYLEWDSNFFGVDVYKNKCKNLVKANEIQLKKGLTYLFCKEEVKLQEKSLYDVKITFAKSLTKNKLEIDPQIISYPLHNKVSKELLNLTYQSGQHSRFKIDPKIPNDKFLEFYKLWILNSVNRSFSDEVFTYKIDGIEVGMITLKKDKEICKIGLLAVDEGQRGKKIGSKLMLAAEKWALDNKCKEILVETQEQNKIAVTFYKRMKYNIVQKEYIYHLWR, encoded by the coding sequence ATGATAACGGAATATTTAGAATGGGATTCGAATTTTTTTGGAGTTGATGTTTATAAAAATAAATGCAAAAATCTTGTAAAAGCAAACGAAATACAGCTTAAAAAAGGATTAACTTATTTGTTTTGTAAAGAAGAGGTAAAGTTACAAGAGAAATCTTTATACGATGTTAAGATCACTTTTGCTAAAAGTCTCACAAAAAATAAACTAGAAATAGACCCTCAAATAATTTCTTATCCTTTACATAACAAGGTATCTAAAGAATTACTCAATTTAACTTATCAAAGTGGTCAGCATTCAAGATTTAAAATAGACCCTAAAATACCTAATGATAAATTTTTAGAATTTTATAAATTATGGATTTTAAACTCTGTAAATAGAAGTTTTAGTGATGAGGTATTTACCTATAAAATTGACGGAATTGAAGTAGGTATGATTACCTTAAAAAAGGATAAAGAAATCTGTAAAATTGGTTTGTTGGCTGTTGATGAAGGCCAAAGAGGTAAAAAAATAGGGAGTAAGTTAATGTTGGCAGCAGAAAAGTGGGCATTAGATAATAAATGTAAAGAAATATTGGTTGAAACTCAGGAACAAAATAAAATTGCTGTAACATTTTATAAGAG
- a CDS encoding pentapeptide repeat-containing protein, with the protein MKNKITLLTFSFLFIITVALAQKKVKASDIMKDIKAGKAISINNVTIIGVLDFTYMDDAVKKMPIKKKSSWFNWNSNSSTNEIKKIIDVRISFINCTFKNDVLAYIPDEASGLTYTASFEDETIFKNCIFKHKAMFKYSRFERNTDFSGTSFNDDSTFKYAKFDNKISFSNTIFNEIATFKYAKFSNNVSFYNALFKDTATFKYTNFSNGVSFNNTTFKEDLNIKYMKVSGDFNITNMHVAYEIDAKYTKINGKSFNKTSIDKN; encoded by the coding sequence ATGAAAAATAAAATTACACTGCTTACATTCTCTTTTCTTTTTATAATTACAGTTGCTCTTGCTCAGAAAAAAGTAAAAGCCTCTGATATTATGAAAGATATAAAAGCAGGTAAAGCAATTTCTATAAACAACGTAACTATTATTGGTGTTTTAGACTTTACTTATATGGATGATGCTGTAAAAAAAATGCCCATTAAAAAGAAAAGTAGCTGGTTTAATTGGAACTCAAATAGTTCTACAAACGAAATTAAAAAAATAATAGACGTTCGTATTTCTTTTATCAATTGTACTTTTAAAAATGATGTTTTAGCTTATATACCAGATGAAGCATCTGGACTTACATATACAGCTAGTTTTGAAGATGAAACTATTTTTAAAAACTGCATTTTTAAGCATAAAGCCATGTTTAAATACTCTCGTTTTGAAAGAAACACTGATTTTTCTGGAACTTCCTTTAATGATGACAGCACCTTTAAGTATGCGAAATTTGACAATAAAATTAGCTTTTCGAATACCATTTTTAATGAAATTGCAACTTTTAAATATGCCAAATTTAGTAATAATGTAAGTTTTTACAATGCTTTGTTTAAAGACACTGCAACCTTTAAATATACTAACTTTTCTAACGGAGTATCATTTAATAACACAACTTTTAAAGAGGATTTAAATATTAAATACATGAAAGTTTCGGGTGATTTTAACATTACAAACATGCACGTAGCTTATGAAATAGACGCTAAGTACACCAAAATTAACGGAAAAAGCTTCAATAAAACTTCCATTGATAAAAATTAG
- a CDS encoding helix-turn-helix domain-containing protein, translating into MNFKFLDKKDSRGIVNNLFSISFTKEDLPFKTIIIPIGLPSLVYIFSKKQTVLFNKEITPLQGLTISGQFSSTYHYHVNDESYNVGINLHPTALYKILQIDISTLTNRLVPLIEIDKDLFKRMNPFFLNYKQDPSSFITNIIAFIESLELIVDNDIKHIDKAIAYIDKNEGMINVLDLLKILPFSQKSLETKFKKIIGITPGKFIRLSRFTKLMRKYDDKKLSLKDLIHKYNYYDHSHFLKDFKLFMPESPKSYFKNEYPLIKSYSKDL; encoded by the coding sequence ATGAATTTTAAATTTCTAGATAAAAAAGATTCTAGAGGTATCGTAAATAATTTATTTAGTATCTCTTTTACAAAAGAAGATTTACCTTTTAAAACAATTATAATACCTATTGGATTACCATCACTTGTATATATTTTTAGTAAAAAGCAAACAGTTCTTTTTAATAAGGAAATAACACCTTTACAAGGACTTACAATAAGTGGCCAATTTTCAAGTACTTATCATTATCATGTAAATGACGAAAGTTATAATGTAGGCATTAATTTACACCCAACAGCTTTATATAAAATACTACAAATAGATATTTCTACCTTAACCAATAGGCTTGTTCCTTTAATAGAAATTGATAAAGATTTATTTAAAAGAATGAATCCATTTTTTTTAAATTATAAACAAGACCCTTCTAGTTTTATAACTAACATTATAGCGTTTATAGAAAGTTTAGAGTTAATTGTAGATAATGATATAAAACATATAGATAAAGCAATTGCCTATATTGATAAAAATGAAGGCATGATTAATGTTTTAGATTTACTAAAAATACTGCCTTTTTCACAAAAATCATTAGAAACAAAATTTAAAAAAATTATTGGTATAACTCCTGGTAAATTTATTAGGTTATCTCGCTTTACAAAGCTTATGCGTAAATACGATGACAAAAAATTAAGTTTAAAAGATCTCATACATAAATACAATTATTACGATCATTCTCATTTTTTAAAAGACTTTAAGTTATTTATGCCAGAATCCCCTAAGTCTTACTTTAAAAATGAGTATCCGCTTATAAAGTCATATTCTAAAGATTTATAA
- a CDS encoding glycosyltransferase family 2 protein has product MEKEIEISVVIPLYRCANTIEELSIRLIKVFLKLDISFEIILINDGSPENDWEVASKLSEGNNEIKSINLSRNFGQHPAIFCGLEHSKGEWVVVMDGDLQDVPEEIEKLYNKTLEGFPIVLGAREERKDTFTKKLGSLVFYKILNFFTGSNLSHQVGNFGVYHKDVILSVLSLGDAIKFLPTMINWVGYQKITVPVKHAKRLAGTSSYSFGKLLSLAFDNIVSFSNKPLKIFVKFGFLLVFIAVLMIVYNLYLHLSNHIVVQGYSSIIISIWFLSGCLISIMGVIGVYLGKVFDKVKARPSYIVYQKKNL; this is encoded by the coding sequence GTGGAAAAAGAAATAGAAATATCCGTTGTAATTCCTTTATATAGATGTGCAAACACTATAGAAGAGCTATCTATAAGATTAATAAAGGTTTTTTTAAAATTAGATATTTCTTTTGAAATTATTTTAATAAATGACGGAAGTCCAGAAAATGATTGGGAGGTAGCTTCAAAATTATCCGAAGGAAATAACGAAATAAAATCTATCAATTTAAGTAGAAATTTTGGTCAGCATCCAGCAATTTTTTGTGGATTAGAACACTCAAAAGGGGAGTGGGTTGTGGTTATGGATGGTGATTTACAAGATGTGCCAGAAGAAATTGAAAAATTATACAACAAAACCTTAGAGGGGTTTCCTATTGTTTTAGGAGCAAGAGAAGAAAGAAAAGATACGTTTACAAAAAAGTTAGGTTCGTTAGTATTTTATAAGATTTTAAACTTTTTTACAGGGTCTAATTTATCACATCAAGTAGGTAATTTTGGGGTGTATCATAAAGATGTTATTCTTTCTGTTTTATCATTAGGAGATGCTATAAAGTTTTTACCTACCATGATTAACTGGGTAGGGTATCAGAAAATAACTGTACCTGTAAAACATGCAAAAAGGCTAGCAGGTACATCTAGTTACAGTTTTGGTAAACTATTAAGTTTGGCGTTTGATAATATTGTGTCATTTTCTAATAAGCCTTTAAAGATTTTTGTGAAATTTGGTTTTTTACTGGTATTTATAGCCGTTTTAATGATTGTGTATAATTTATACTTACACTTATCTAATCATATTGTAGTGCAGGGATATTCGAGTATTATTATTTCAATATGGTTTTTATCGGGTTGTTTAATTTCTATTATGGGGGTTATTGGCGTGTATCTAGGTAAAGTATTTGACAAAGTAAAAGCAAGACCCTCTTATATTGTATATCAAAAAAAGAATCTATGA